Below is a genomic region from Fusobacterium nucleatum.
TATCTTGCATTACAAACAAATGCAGTTGATGGTCAAGAAAATCCTTTATCAACAATAAAAGCTCAAAAATTTTATGAAGTACAAAAATATTTAGCTATGACTAATCACATATTAAATGACCAATTATATCTTGTAAGTAATATTACTATGGAAGAATTACCAGAAAATCTTCAAAAAGTTGTAAAAGAATCAGCTCAAGTTGCAGCAGAATATCATACAAAACTATTTATGGATGAGGAAAAATCACTTAAAGATTTCTTCAAAAGTAAAGGAGTTACTATAACTGAACCAAATTTAGCAGATTTTAAAAAAGCTATGAAACCATTTTATGATGAATATACAAAGAAAAATGGAAAAGTTGGAGAAGATGCAATAAAAGCAATAGAAGCAGTTAGATAGTCTGTATTCAAAGGTGATAAAAAATGAAAGTATTTAATAAATTGGAAGAGTGGCTAGGAGGAAGTCTATTTATTGGAATGTTTGTTGTACTTGTTATGCAAATATTTTCTAGACAAGTTTTTAATAGCCCTCTTATTTGGAGTGAAGAGCTATCAAGATTAATATTTGTTTATGTTGGCTTACTTGGAGTCAGTATGGGAATAAGAAGTCAACAACATATAATGATAGATTTTTTGTATGCAAAGTTTCCAAAATCAATGCAAAAGATTATTTTCACAATTATACAAATTTTAATTTTAGCTTGTTTAATATTCTTTTTATATTTTGGTTATGATTTATTTATAAAAAAAGAGGAATTAGAGATAGTTTCATTGGGAATTTCAATGAAATGGATGTATTTAGCTTTACCACTTATCACTCTATTGATGTTAGTTAGATTTTACCAAGCATATTCAGAAAATTATGTTCAAAATAAAGTATATATTAAACCTATTTTTATATTAGCTTTAATTATAATCTTAGTACTTATAGCATTTATAAAGCCAGAATTATTTAAAGTTTTAAAATTATCTAATTATTTTGATTTTGGTGAAATGACTATATATTATGTACTAATAGCTTGGTTAGTGATGATATTTTTTGGAGTTCCTGTTGGTTGGTCCTTACTTGTAGCTTGTATTTTATATTTTGCTCTTACTAGATGGAAAGTTGTATATTTTGCAGCTGATAAATTAGTTTATAGTTTGGATAGTTTTAGTCTTTTAAGTGTACCATTCTTCATACTTACTGGAATTTTAATGAATGGAGCAGGAATAACAGAAAGAATTTTTAACTTTGCTAAGGCTATGTTAGGACATTATACAGGTGGAATGGGACATGTTAATGTTGCAGCAAGTTTAATTTTTTCTGGAATGTCTGGTTCAGCTATTGCTGATGCAGGTGGTTTAGGTCAACTTGAAATAAAGGCAATGAGAGATGAAGGCTATGATGATGATATTTGTGGAGGACTTACAGCTGCCTCTTGTATTATAGGACCATTAGTTCCTCCTAGTATAAGTATGATTATATATGGAGTTATTGCAAACCAATCAATAGCAAAATTATTTTTAGCTGGTTTTGTTCCTGGGTTCTTAACTACTATTGCACTTATGATAATGAACTACTTTGTATGTAAAAAAAGAGGCTATAAAAAAACTGCTAAGGCAAGTCCTAAGGAAAGATGGATAGCATTTAAAAAATCATTTTGGGCATTATTAACTCCTATTCTAATAATTGGTGGTATATTCTCTGGAATATTTACTCCTACTGAAGCTGCTGTTATAGCAACATTTTATTCTATAATTTTAGGAGGATTTATTTATAAAGAATTAACTGTAAAATCATTCTTTAAACACTGTGTTGAAGCTGTTGCAATAAGTGGAGTAACTGTGCTTATGATAATGACAGTAACTTTCTTTGGTGATATTATTGCAAGAGAACAAGTTGCTATGAGAGTTGCAGAAATATTTATTAAATATGCAACATCACCTATGATGGTTCTTGTTATGATAAACTTATTACTTTTATTCTTAGGAATGTTTATAGATGCATTAGCTTTACAATTTTTAGTGTTACCAATGTTAATTCCTATTGCAGAACAAGTTGGAATTGATTTAGTATTCTTTGGGGTTATGACAACATTAAATATGATGATTGGTATATTAACTCCACCAATGGGAATGGCTCTCTTTGTAGTTGCTCAAGTTGGAAAAATGAATGTAAGTACAGTCACAAAAGGAGTTTTACCTTTCTTGTTACCAATATTTATTACTTTAGTAATTATAACTATATTCCCTCAAATCATTTTATTTTTACCTAATTTGATAGTGGGAGGCTAAAAATGAATATTTTAGCAATAGACATCGGTGGAACAATGATAAAATATGGTTTAGTTTCTTTTGATGGAAAAATTTTATCAACTGATAAAATAAAAACTGAAGCTAGTAAAGGTTTAAATAATATTTTAAATAAAATAGATAATATTTTTAAAAGATATAAAGAGAATAATCCAGTTGGGATAGCTGTATCTGGGACAGGTCAGATAAATGGTATGATAGGAAAAGTGATAGGGGGAAATCCTATTATACCCAACTGGATAGGCACAAATCTTGTTAAAATATTAGAAGAAAAATATAATTTACCCATTGTTTTAGAAAATGATGTGAACTGTGTTGCTCTTGGAGAAAAATGGGTAGGAGCAGGAAAAGATTTAAGTAATTTTATCTGTCTTACAATAGGAACAGGTATAGGTGGAGGAATTATCCTAAATAATCAGCTTTTTAGAGGAGAAAATTTTGTAGCAGGAGAATTCGGACATATATTAATAAAAAAAGGTGAATTTGAACAGTTTGCTTCTACAACAGCATTAATTAGACTAGTAAAAGAAAGAACTGGAAAGACATTAAATGGAAAAGAAATTTTTGATTTAGAAAAAAAAGAAATAGTGGAATATCAAGAAGTTATTTCTGAGTGGATTGAAAATTTAGCCGAAGGGCTTTCAAGTATAATTTATTGTTTTAATCCAGCAAATATAATACTAGGAGGAGGAGTTATAGAACAAGGAGAACCTCTTATAAATAGAATAAAAAACAGTTTATTTAAAAAGATAGGTCCTCAATTTAAAGAAAAGTTGAATATAACTCAAGCAAAATTAGGAAATAACGCTGGAATGATAGGAGCAAGCTATTTACTTTTAGAGAAAATTAATAAAAGATAAAAAATGGAGGAAATAAGGAAATATGAAAGGAATATATTCAGCATTAATGGTTCCATACAATGAAGATGGAAGTATTAATGAAAAAGGATTAAGAGAAATTATAAGATATAACATTGATAAAATGAAAGTTGATGGATTATATGTAGGTGGAAGTACTGGGGAAAACTTTATGATTTCTACTGAGGAAAAGAAAAGAGTTTTTGAAATTACAATAGATGAGGCAAAAGATTCTATAAATCTTATTGCTCAAGTAGGAAGTATAAACTTAAATGAGGCTGTGGAATTAGGAAAATATGTAACAAAATTAGGTTATAAATGTCTATCTGCTGTAACTCCTTTCTATTATAAATTTGATTTTTCTGAAATAAAAGACTACTATGAAACTATAGTTAGAGAAACAGGAAATTATATGATAATATATTCTATTCCATTTTTAACTGGAGTTAATATGTCTCTTTCTCAATTTGGTGAATTATTTGAAAATGAAAAAATCATAGGAGTAAAATTCACTGCTGGTGATTTTTATCTTTTAGAAAGAGTTAGAAAAGCTTTCCCAGATAAATTAATCTTTGCTGGTTTTGATGAAATGCTATTACCAGCTACTGTTCTTGGTGTAGATGGTGCAATAGGAAGTACCTATAATATAAATGGAATAAGAGCTAAACAAATATTTGAATTAGCAAAAAATTCTAAAATAGATGAAGCTTTAAAAATTCAACATACAACTAATGATTTAATAGAAGGAATTTTATCCAATGGTCTATACCAAACAATAAAAGAAATATTAAAACTTGAAGGAGTAGATGCTGGTTATTGTAGAAGACCTATGAAAAAAATCAGTCAAAAACAAATTGAATTTGCAAAAGAACTTCATAAAAAATTTTTAAAAAATTAATTAGAGAGGAAAAAATGAATAAAATTTTAGAAAGTATAAGAGGAAAATTAATAGTTTCTTG
It encodes:
- a CDS encoding N-acetylneuraminate lyase: MKGIYSALMVPYNEDGSINEKGLREIIRYNIDKMKVDGLYVGGSTGENFMISTEEKKRVFEITIDEAKDSINLIAQVGSINLNEAVELGKYVTKLGYKCLSAVTPFYYKFDFSEIKDYYETIVRETGNYMIIYSIPFLTGVNMSLSQFGELFENEKIIGVKFTAGDFYLLERVRKAFPDKLIFAGFDEMLLPATVLGVDGAIGSTYNINGIRAKQIFELAKNSKIDEALKIQHTTNDLIEGILSNGLYQTIKEILKLEGVDAGYCRRPMKKISQKQIEFAKELHKKFLKN
- a CDS encoding TRAP transporter large permease subunit yields the protein MKVFNKLEEWLGGSLFIGMFVVLVMQIFSRQVFNSPLIWSEELSRLIFVYVGLLGVSMGIRSQQHIMIDFLYAKFPKSMQKIIFTIIQILILACLIFFLYFGYDLFIKKEELEIVSLGISMKWMYLALPLITLLMLVRFYQAYSENYVQNKVYIKPIFILALIIILVLIAFIKPELFKVLKLSNYFDFGEMTIYYVLIAWLVMIFFGVPVGWSLLVACILYFALTRWKVVYFAADKLVYSLDSFSLLSVPFFILTGILMNGAGITERIFNFAKAMLGHYTGGMGHVNVAASLIFSGMSGSAIADAGGLGQLEIKAMRDEGYDDDICGGLTAASCIIGPLVPPSISMIIYGVIANQSIAKLFLAGFVPGFLTTIALMIMNYFVCKKRGYKKTAKASPKERWIAFKKSFWALLTPILIIGGIFSGIFTPTEAAVIATFYSIILGGFIYKELTVKSFFKHCVEAVAISGVTVLMIMTVTFFGDIIAREQVAMRVAEIFIKYATSPMMVLVMINLLLLFLGMFIDALALQFLVLPMLIPIAEQVGIDLVFFGVMTTLNMMIGILTPPMGMALFVVAQVGKMNVSTVTKGVLPFLLPIFITLVIITIFPQIILFLPNLIVGG
- a CDS encoding ROK family protein yields the protein MNILAIDIGGTMIKYGLVSFDGKILSTDKIKTEASKGLNNILNKIDNIFKRYKENNPVGIAVSGTGQINGMIGKVIGGNPIIPNWIGTNLVKILEEKYNLPIVLENDVNCVALGEKWVGAGKDLSNFICLTIGTGIGGGIILNNQLFRGENFVAGEFGHILIKKGEFEQFASTTALIRLVKERTGKTLNGKEIFDLEKKEIVEYQEVISEWIENLAEGLSSIIYCFNPANIILGGGVIEQGEPLINRIKNSLFKKIGPQFKEKLNITQAKLGNNAGMIGASYLLLEKINKR